The following proteins come from a genomic window of Tindallia californiensis:
- a CDS encoding baeRF7 domain-containing protein, which translates to MKSFTKEDLQELMNIKESPCISFFLPTDPIGTEAQQNRIRLKNLTRQAEEQLKESGYRHSEFSKLLSPIDTLLNDSIFWSHQQDGLAIFVSPNEFRYYRLPLSFNMITEVGQQFHLKPLMPLLTQDHQFYLLTLSQNQIRLFQGSPHSIYPLDLDGIPESLSEALRYDDLEKQLQFNTRTPQGGDGKRAASFHGQGFGMENTKKDLLQFFHKVDKGIQEKMTQPESPLVLAGVEYLFPIYREANTYPKLVDAGITGNPEDMTLKKLHQESLKVILPLYQQSQEKALHQFAELEGTGRASRQLEDIVLAALHGRIETIFVSKGTQCWGTVNDNATKVFLDEEPAPENKDLFNLAAQQTYLNGGSVYVLPSEEMPGDSDLAAIFRY; encoded by the coding sequence ATGAAATCATTCACTAAGGAAGACTTGCAAGAGCTAATGAATATCAAAGAAAGTCCCTGTATTTCTTTTTTCTTACCAACCGATCCCATCGGTACAGAAGCCCAGCAAAATCGAATTCGCTTAAAAAATCTGACTCGACAAGCCGAGGAACAACTGAAAGAAAGCGGTTACCGACATAGCGAATTTTCTAAACTACTCAGCCCTATTGATACACTCTTAAACGATAGCATTTTTTGGAGCCATCAACAAGACGGACTTGCTATTTTTGTCAGTCCCAATGAGTTTCGATATTACCGTTTACCCTTAAGTTTTAACATGATTACAGAGGTCGGCCAACAGTTTCATCTAAAACCTTTAATGCCTCTCTTAACACAAGATCATCAGTTTTATCTGTTAACGCTGAGCCAAAATCAAATTCGTCTTTTTCAAGGATCGCCTCATAGCATCTATCCATTAGATCTGGATGGCATTCCCGAAAGCCTTAGCGAAGCTCTTCGTTACGATGACTTAGAAAAACAGTTGCAGTTTAACACTCGCACACCACAGGGAGGTGACGGGAAGCGAGCCGCTTCCTTCCATGGTCAAGGATTTGGTATGGAGAATACTAAGAAAGATTTATTGCAATTTTTTCACAAGGTAGATAAAGGAATTCAGGAAAAAATGACACAACCAGAATCGCCGTTAGTTTTAGCAGGCGTCGAATACTTGTTTCCCATCTATCGGGAAGCCAACACTTATCCCAAACTGGTAGATGCTGGCATCACAGGCAACCCTGAAGATATGACCCTCAAGAAGCTTCATCAAGAATCCTTAAAAGTCATTCTACCTCTCTATCAACAATCACAAGAAAAAGCACTTCATCAATTTGCAGAACTCGAAGGAACTGGTAGAGCTTCTCGTCAATTAGAAGACATTGTACTGGCAGCTTTGCATGGAAGAATTGAAACCATTTTTGTTTCAAAAGGGACTCAGTGCTGGGGAACTGTCAATGACAATGCTACTAAAGTCTTTTTGGATGAAGAGCCTGCACCAGAAAATAAAGACTTATTTAATTTGGCGGCTCAGCAAACGTATCTAAATGGCGGTAGTGTTTATGTGCTTCCTTCAGAAGAAATGCCTGGAGACAGCGACCTAGCTGCAATATTCCGTTACTAA